Genomic DNA from Fimbriimonas ginsengisoli Gsoil 348:
TGTTCTCCCTCGACGGGGACTTCCTGAGTTCGGTCTCGAATCCGGCCGCCCTTGTCAATGCCCGACAATTCGCGGAGAAGCGGCGGGTGAAGGGTTACGAGGGGACGATGAATCGTCTCTACGCCATTCAAAGCACGCCCACCCTCGCGGGGGCGATGGCCGACCACTGCTGGACGGTTCGCGGCTCCGAGGTTTACGCCCACGCCCTGGCGCTGGCGGCCGCTCTCGGCGTGCCTGGAGTCAGCGCGGCCGGAGGCTCTTCGATCAGCGCCGCGCATCTCGCGGCGGTCGCGAAGGATCTGACGGATAACGCAGGAGCGAGCATCGTCATCACCGGCGACCACCAGCCGCCGCAGGTGCACGCGCTTGTCCAGGCGATCAATAGCCACCTCCGAAACTTTGGCGCGACCGTCACCCACATTCCGGCGGTCGATGTCACCGCCAATCCGGCCGGTTCTCCGGTCGCGGTGGGTGATCTCGCTACGTTGGTTCAGGACCTGAACGGAAACGCGGTCGACACGCTGATCGTCATGGAGGCGAACCCGGTTTACGACGCCCCGGCCGACCTCAACTTCCGCGACGCGATGCTGAAGGCGCGGACCAAGATCCGCTTCGGCGCGTACGACGACGAGACGAGCCTTTGGTCGGAGTGGCACCTACCGCTCGCGCATGAGCTGGAAGCCTGGGGCGACGCCCGCGCGTTCGACGGAACGCTGAGCGTCATCCAACCGCTGATCGCTCCGCTTTACGAAGGTCGCTCGGCGATCGAGTTCCTCGCCACGCTGCTCGACGAGCCAAAGGGTGGCTACGACCTGGTGCGCGATCACTGGCATCAGAGCGGAGTCTTCGGTTCGCCGGCTCCCGCGGGCAGCAAATTCGATAACGCATTCGAAAAGAATTGGCGGACGGTCGTCCACGACGGCCTGGTGAAGAATTCCGCGGTAGCCCCGGCAACGGTTACCGTCACGCTCGACGCGGCGTCCCTTCCTGCCCCGCAGAAGGTAGAGGGAATCGAAGTCAATTTCCGTCCCGACCCCTGCGTTTACGACGGCCGGTACACCAACAACGGCTGGCTTATGGAGCTGCCGCGCCCGCTGACGAAGCTCACGTGGGATAACGCCGCGATCATGGGGCCGAAGATGGCGAAGTCGCTCGGAGTAGCCGACGACGACGTCGTCCAGCTCACCCTGAACGGCAAGAACGTGAAGGCGCCAGTCTTTGTGCAGCCCGGACATCCGGATCAGGCGATCACCGTCCACCTCGGCTTCGGCCGAACGAGGGGCGGCGTCGTCGCATCGGTCGGTGACAACGGCGAGAAGATCGACACCGTCACTTCGTCCATCAACGACAAGATGGGTGGCGGCGGATTCGACGGCTACGCCCTGCGAACCCAAGCCGCGCCCTACTTCCAAGGCGGTCTCACCGTCACCGTTCTCTCGCGCAACAGCTACGACCTCGCGACCACCCAGGGACACCAGCCGCTGGATGGCAACCACATCCCGCAGTTCGAGGGAGACGAGCGAGAAGTCGTCGTCGAGCACAACCTCGCTACCTTCCTGGCCAAAGGGAAAGAGATCGAGGAGAAGCGGAAGGAAGAATATAAGGAGCTGAACGACCAGAATCTCTTCCCCGACCAGATCTTCCAATACGAGGGGCTGCAATGGGGCATGACGATCGACCTCAACACCTGCATCGGCTGTAACGCATGCGTTACAGCTTGCCAGGCGGAGAACAACATCCCGGTCGTCGGCAAAGAGCAGGTGGCGCGCCATCGCGAGATGCACTGGATCCGAATCGACCGCTACTACAGCGGCGGAGACGACGATCCCGCGGTTTCCTGGCAGCCGGTGATGTGCGTCCAGTGCGAGAAGGCCCCCTGCGAGCCGGTTTGTCCGGTCGCGGCGACGGTCCACTCTCACGAGGGGCTGAACCAGATGACGTACAACCGTTGCGTCGGTACCCGATACTGCAGCAACAACTGCCCCTACAAGGTCCGCCGGTTCAACTATCTGAACTTCACGGACAACCAGAAGCAGTTCGACGTCCACCTCGACGAGAAACCGAGGATCCCGCTCCTTCGGATGCTGAACAACCCGAACGTCACCGTTCGCGGACGCGGCGTCATGGAGAAGTGCACCTACTGCACGCAGCGGATCAACGAGGTTCGCATCGAAGCGAAGAAGCAGAACCGCGATCCGCTGGACGGCGAGATCGTAACGGCATGCCAGCAGGCGTGTCCGACCCAGACGATCGTGTTCGGCAACATCGCCGATCCGAAGGCGAAGGTTACCGAGCTTCGGCACGACCCCCGCGCCTACCTTCTTCTGGAAGAATTGCTTACCCGACCCCGCACTTCGCACCTCGCGAAGCTGCGCAACCCCAATCCCGAGATCCACGGCGCAGCGGCGGCCGGCGCGACGGAGGGAGCCTAACCTATGGCTATCCGAGA
This window encodes:
- a CDS encoding TAT-variant-translocated molybdopterin oxidoreductase, whose translation is MDTNTEQRFDVEAAREQLAGQGGKRYWRTLSELADTPEFQLWVEDEFPNRRSIMQINRRDLLKFMGASMALAGLSGCRGVFLPEDKVVPYVRQPEELVPGKSLYYASAITLGGYATGVLVEQQEGRPIKIEGNPEHPASLGALDSISQAQVLGFYDPDRAGSVLNRANLGFDADLSSWELFEASIKKLLADKQKTGGASIRILTGSVTSPTFIGLMTRFLAKYPAVKWHAYEPVGRANAHEGSRLALGGAYDTIYDFSKANVVFSLDGDFLSSVSNPAALVNARQFAEKRRVKGYEGTMNRLYAIQSTPTLAGAMADHCWTVRGSEVYAHALALAAALGVPGVSAAGGSSISAAHLAAVAKDLTDNAGASIVITGDHQPPQVHALVQAINSHLRNFGATVTHIPAVDVTANPAGSPVAVGDLATLVQDLNGNAVDTLIVMEANPVYDAPADLNFRDAMLKARTKIRFGAYDDETSLWSEWHLPLAHELEAWGDARAFDGTLSVIQPLIAPLYEGRSAIEFLATLLDEPKGGYDLVRDHWHQSGVFGSPAPAGSKFDNAFEKNWRTVVHDGLVKNSAVAPATVTVTLDAASLPAPQKVEGIEVNFRPDPCVYDGRYTNNGWLMELPRPLTKLTWDNAAIMGPKMAKSLGVADDDVVQLTLNGKNVKAPVFVQPGHPDQAITVHLGFGRTRGGVVASVGDNGEKIDTVTSSINDKMGGGGFDGYALRTQAAPYFQGGLTVTVLSRNSYDLATTQGHQPLDGNHIPQFEGDEREVVVEHNLATFLAKGKEIEEKRKEEYKELNDQNLFPDQIFQYEGLQWGMTIDLNTCIGCNACVTACQAENNIPVVGKEQVARHREMHWIRIDRYYSGGDDDPAVSWQPVMCVQCEKAPCEPVCPVAATVHSHEGLNQMTYNRCVGTRYCSNNCPYKVRRFNYLNFTDNQKQFDVHLDEKPRIPLLRMLNNPNVTVRGRGVMEKCTYCTQRINEVRIEAKKQNRDPLDGEIVTACQQACPTQTIVFGNIADPKAKVTELRHDPRAYLLLEELLTRPRTSHLAKLRNPNPEIHGAAAAGATEGA